The sequence TATTATTTAGAACACATACATGCTTTACAGACACATGCTATGAGCAAAACAATACCTGCATTTGTCGCCTAACAACATCTAGGGGGTATGTTATTGTCTGACCTAGCAAACCTGCAACTGATCCGCAACCGAGCTTTGCTATGATACCTTTTCTGTGCTCTTCAGGAACGTGGCTCTTCATCTTCTCGTAGAAGTAGAATTTAAGACCAGAGTAAGGGAAGATTCCATATAGTGAAGGAGCTGAAGAAAAAAAAATTAGTTAATTGCCAGGAGTATATCAGAAACTGGCATTGATAAAAACAGTGAGATGCAGTACATGCATACCCATGCCACGGTATATGCCTTTCAATCCATTTTGTCTGTATATTGTTTTCACACAATCCATGATTCCTTTGTAAACCTGTTCAGAGGGCTTAGATTCTCTGAAACCCACACTGACTGCACCTTTCACCTGCGCAGACAATAACTAATTAGAAAGATATTGAGAATCAAAAGAAAAGGACATATGTGCTTATGCTAACCAAATCCTTATTCGAAAATTATGTTGATACACAATACAGCAAATGTAACTTGAATTCCAACAGAAGTGTGGTTTTCCAGTTTAGCGAAGGATGCAAGAAGGATTCGAACCAACCTGATAAGCCAACTTTGTGCGGACTAGATCAAGAGGGTATGTGCAtatgacagctgtccctccagctATAGAGCCAGCCACGAGATCAAGAACAGGCCCTTGCTCAACATTAGGAAAGCCAAGAATGATCCACCGGCGGTATTCTTCATAGGCCATATAATGCAAAGCTGCATACGGGACAATTCGAGCAACACTAGCTCCATTTCCCCTAAAGAAAGACAATTAAGAAGTCAAGCTCAAGAGTGCAtcatttattaatagactaccaTTTGTCACGCAAATTAGGAAGAGGCAAACCTGTAAAACCCTAAAAGACCTTCTGTCCGATAGATTGTTCGGAAGGATCCAATCAATCCAGAACCATGGAACTCCGCTCTTCTTGTCTGGAAGTTCCAACATAATTTAAAATATTAGAAAGCTACCTAATATTCATGGTGATATAGAGGAACAGAAGCATGACAATAATTAAGTGACTTGGATTATATTTCTTTCAAACAATGATAGCAAGAAAAGTTTCATGATGGCAATTTTTAGCTACCACTGTTAAATGTGATGCACATACGAGAAACTTGTGAACGAAGAATTCCAGCCATCAGCCAAACCAGCAGACAGTTACAAGTTCATATCTATTTTGCCCGCGAACACACTCGAAGCATGTATTTCATTAAGAGAGAAATTATAAGTTGATATCAAGGTTGCTGGAAATGTTCACTAAGCTGTAAGACATAACTTCCTTCCCAAAAGTTCTTTGCTGTAACATGATTCTTCACCTAGTACTTCCAATCCCCCCCCTGCTTCCTTTGGTTGTACATAATAACTAGGTCTGGCTTTACCAATTTATTTAGTAACAACTAACAAGGTAGCATGTGCATGGGAAATTCGGAATACAGAGAGTTCACCAAAGAGAGAGACAGTAGTCATCTAAGATAGAATACCGAATGGGGATCTCCTTTCATCCAAGATAAGACTGCTACACGTGATGAGCACATCAATCAAGACGATGCAATCTTGTTTCAGTCGCATTTAATCAGAGGTTCCCGTCTAATTTACCAATGGAGAGGCGAAGACCACCTTCGACAATATTCCTTGTGTTGCCCAGATTGGTTCTTCCATTCCGAAAGCTAACATTTTTCGTTTTGAGAATTATTGGATGAAGTTACCAGGTTTACTGAGGTGGTTTCTAATGCTTGGAACATAGAGATCAGAACAGTCTCCAGTGCTGCAAGAATAGTTGCTAAATTCAAGAATGTCAGATACGCTCTCAAGAAATGGAGTAAGTCTACCTCCAATTTGAATCGCTTGATAACAAACTACAATAAGGTCATCTTAGTCATTGACAAATTGGAAGAACAAAGATCTCCGTTTCTTAAGGAAAAGAATTTGAGATCAATCATCAAAACTCAGATCGGCAGGCTCCTAAAACAAGAATA is a genomic window of Zea mays cultivar B73 chromosome 5, Zm-B73-REFERENCE-NAM-5.0, whole genome shotgun sequence containing:
- the COAC2 gene encoding mitochondrial carrier protein CoAc2, translating into MDARAREAAETSGPGLPLAVRELLAGGVAGGVAKTAVAPLERVKILFQTRRAEFHGSGLIGSFRTIYRTEGLLGFYRGNGASVARIVPYAALHYMAYEEYRRWIILGFPNVEQGPVLDLVAGSIAGGTAVICTYPLDLVRTKLAYQVKGAVSVGFRESKPSEQVYKGIMDCVKTIYRQNGLKGIYRGMAPSLYGIFPYSGLKFYFYEKMKSHVPEEHRKGIIAKLGCGSVAGLLGQTITYPLDVVRRQMQVQALSSSSLVGRGTFESLVMIAKQQGWRQLFSGLSINYLKVVPSVAIGFTVYDSMKVCLKVPSREETAVAVLAEERSNTAPIPSS
- the COAC2 gene encoding mitochondrial carrier protein CoAc2 isoform X1 gives rise to the protein MDARAREAAETSGPGLPLAVRELLAGGVAGGVAKTAVAPLERVKILFQTRRAEFHGSGLIGSFRTIYRTEGLLGFYRGNGASVARIVPYAALHYMAYEEYRRWIILGFPNVEQGPVLDLVAGSIAGGTAVICTYPLDLVRTKLAYQVKGAVSVGFRESKPSEQVYKGIMDCVKTIYRQNGLKGIYRGMAPSLYGIFPYSGLKFYFYEKMKSHVPEEHRKGIIAKLGCGSVAGLLGQTITYPLDVVRRQMQVQALSSSSLVGRGTFESLVMIAKQQGWRQLFSGLSINYLKLLA